Part of the Nicotiana sylvestris chromosome 5, ASM39365v2, whole genome shotgun sequence genome is shown below.
TATTGAGACAGTCAATATCATATGTAGTCCAATGAAATAAGTTTTGTTTAGAAgcatttaattttcttaaagaaTATTCTTTTTGGGTTTATTCACACTTTCACCAAAGTTTGACTATAATTTAGGGGTGTTCAAATCGAATCGGAAAATCGCATCAAACcgaaaaaccaaatcaaaccgattaaaaaacccgattatgtttggtttgacttggtttgatATTGAGTAAAAAAACTTGAACCAaatcgacatataaatatataaattttatttatatttttaagactttatagtgaaaTTTCtatagaaaatgtagaaatattggggatcctctcatgtattaaccttgaaaacgtaaattaacaaaaaattatttttagacgactaagaaaataactatcatgtgttactaaaaaattctcccattagaatattaTAATCGATCATAcgtttgtcaatttttttccatatttactaaacatatattcatttatcaaagctttatctataattttaacaaagtaagattgaaataatattcatgtaataaaaaaaatccgaaaacccaAAAAACTCGACAAaacgaaccaatccaaaccgatatagttgatttggtttggttttgataaaaccGAACCAACTCGGTCCATGTACACCAGTATAATTTGTGTTCTCATAACCTCATTCTTGTTTAGATGATTATACATGCTATTCAAACTATTGGATGTGATAGTGTAATTCATGCAAGGAAAGTGAGCATTGCCGCAACCATATGGTTGTTTCTGTATGACCTATAGGTTATGAGTTCGAGCGGTGGAATCAGCCACTAATGTTTGCATTAGAGTAGACTGCCTATATTACACTCTTTTAAGGTGTGGTCCATCCCCGAATCTTGCGTGGAGGTGAGATACTTCGTGCACCGAGCTGCTATTTTCTAGTATAATTCATGCAAGATTAATCAATTTGGCTAGTGCCAAAATTTACTGTTATAGAGAAGAATGAGTTTTATTTTACTTAATTATGTCTTGGATACTCTCTTATTAaataaaatttgtaaaaaaatttCTTTCACTTGATCTGGAATTTTATCTAGATGTCAATCTCAATGATATAATCCTCGACCCTTTGAAATTATCGGATCATGTATCCCGTAAGGTGATTTTGATTGGTCCACAATTTTAATTTCTTGATTAATTCAAACTTGTCTCTAGATCATAGGGTATACTTTTTATGGTCCCAATATTTTATTCGAGACAAATAAGAAAGGCAACTTTGTAGTACATTTTTAGCACTTTCCAAGTCTAGTGCAATAGAACAAAGTGTAGTAATAATATATTTATATCctgtatgttatatataaaaattatataaatcatatacattttttcggctgttgaatgtaaatagtttctgtcGTAGGCTAGAATTGATAATACCCCAAATTATTTGGTGTAAGCACGTTGATGATAACTCCAAATATACCCACAGTGCTCCCCAATGTATGATTTTTCAGCACAAATTCGAATTTAATCGGATTTAATATAAATAATGTATATCGaacaagaacaaaaaaaaaaaggaagtccAACTACTAAAATAATGAAACAAAAGATGAATTCATAATAATCCAGCATCGCATGTGAAAGTATCCAAGATCAACATTCACAAAAAGCAAAAGCAATTTCTTTACATCAAAGTGAGTGGAATCTTAGGCTTTTAtttcttgcttttattttattttatttttcaatttcttgCTCTCCCTAAAAAGACTAAatacataaaaagaaaagaaaaggacaaGTTGACGTAGATCATAGAGTAAAATGCCAGCAAAAGCAGATCAATTTTTCTGAACTCATTTATAATTTATTTACCTGCAAAAAGTAAAACAAGAGAACATAAGCAATTACTAGAATATTAtatgaaaacaaaaaaaattcttaaatggTAGAAATGAAATAtatacaattttaaaaaaaaatctgttACAAATGAGGGTAAGAAATTGCTTTACCATTTcttgaaaatattcttctcatgAAAGTTAAGAAAATGATGAGAAGAGCAACCCCAGCTAATAATCCAATAATAAGTGCAAATGTCTTCTCACTCTCACTATGAGAATCTGCATGAGTTTAATTAGAGATATTAAATGCATACTCTATAttatgaattaaataataaaatgcgCAATCTAACTAATTATCTAAAAGAATtagggtattatcacttttagcccccgtcagaaactatttatatctgTTAGTCAAAataatgtataaaatttgtataatttttgtatataagatacagaatatatatatatatatatatatatatatatatatatatatatatatatatatatatatatctatataatgGTCCTAATAAGTTAAAGCGTAATATATCTAAAACAAACTATAGAAAAAGAAGATCTTATTCATTCATTCTAGATGCTCTTATTTATTTATTCCAAAAAAGAAACATCATACTCTTTGTAGAAAAAGAACcttaaaatatatgtgagaatAAATGTgaatatccaaaaaaaaaaaaaaatgaatatcCCTACTCCTCGTTATTTCTTATACTTCTTTTTGATATACTTCACACATAGATACCAAAATAATCCGAAAAtattaaaataacaaaaaataacattAGGTAATAAAATTTATATCGTTTGATAAAAAAATCTAACGGTTGAAATAACAACTTATATTGCTATTTTGATCTCGATCTTCTTGTTAGTAAAATTGATGAAATAAACGAAGGTAATTTAACTCTTCATTGAAACCTATATAACAATTTTTATGCTGATATAACATATTTAGATCGATAAATACTTAACTGTATCAGGAACTATGGTTATGCGATATAACAACGGATAGGTTTTAACGTCACCGAAATGTAATTtaaccttttaaaaaaataaaaaaaaattaacttacCATGATGATTAggtttagcataaatatgagctCCACTAGTTGTATATCTAGCATAACATTTTCCCAAAAACATATCACCGTACACTCCACCACCACACTCTTTTCTCAGCCGTCCGATCGATTCCGATAAGCAATCTTGACATTGGGCCATACTTAAATCTCCTACACATTGGGCCATACCTTGTACATCTTCCGACCCACCAACTCTATAAAGCCCATTACCTCCCATTAAGCCCAACAAAACAGCATCTCTTCGGCCCATTTGATCCAAATCAAACCCATTTGACGGCCCACATTTTTTCATAACTACACTTTTATCATCTGAGCCCAAAAAAGAACTATTATCATATTTTATAAAACACCCTTGTAATTGTAGAGCACCACCACAAGTTTGTGGACACAACTCGGTGAGTTGACTCACCGATCGCGCTATACACGTGGCGCAATCCGGCATGGACAAGTCACCTCTACATTGATATAGACCGTTGATCATGTCTTGTTGCGTGGACCCCACAATGCTATATTTGTTGTAAGATGAATAAGTTGCTGAGTTAACTAGGGAAGTGAGTAGTGAGTTGAGATTCGACTCGTAAGGCGAGTTTGGTGAATATTTTATTTGTGAGCAACCACCATAAATAAAACCATCAACTGAAGAATCTGAGAAAATTAAAggaaagaacaaagaaaagaaaatgtacaTGAAAATGAGGAGAAAATGGAGAATTTTAGCCATTTTCTTGAGAAAATTTTAGAGCAATTAGCTAAGAGTGTGAGAGAGTTTGAGATATGGTTGCTTCAATGAGTATATAAGGAAAAAGGTTGTCATAATTTCTTTTTCtattatgttttttttatttaagaataAATGGCATGCAAAAAGTTTAGGGAGTGGAATTGGAAATAACACAAAGTTATGGGCCAGCGTAATCCATTCTTTTTAAATGGGAAAAGTTGCAAATTTTCCTTTATACTATCCAAATTGATCTAATTTTTCATCACCTTTTGGTCCAGTTATACCATTATCGTCACGATTAGCAAATAGTCTCGTATTTGCTTTTATTATTTACAGACCTTCAATATATGAGTTGACTTCACATGTCCAAATTATCGGGGGAAAAGATGTTCAGTTTATCTCTCAATCTTTAATTATGATTTAAATTTACTCTCAGATTGGAGCTCCGTTAAGGATCAACTATTTTTTGGCTAATAGTGTGGTTAATAATACGCCAAAAGTTTGACAGAGAGCAATACTGCTTAAGTTTGAATAATA
Proteins encoded:
- the LOC104216892 gene encoding plasmodesmata-located protein 7, which codes for MAKILHFLLIFMYIFFSLFFPLIFSDSSVDGFIYGGCSQIKYSPNSPYESNLNSLLTSLVNSATYSSYNKYSIVGSTQQDMINGLYQCRGDLSMPDCATCIARSVSQLTELCPQTCGGALQLQGCFIKYDNSSFLGSDDKSVVMKKCGPSNGFDLDQMGRRDAVLLGLMGGNGLYRVGGSEDVQGMAQCVGDLSMAQCQDCLSESIGRLRKECGGGVYGDMFLGKCYARYTTSGAHIYAKPNHHDSHSESEKTFALIIGLLAGVALLIIFLTFMRRIFSRNGK